From Bubalus bubalis isolate 160015118507 breed Murrah chromosome 17, NDDB_SH_1, whole genome shotgun sequence:
TTTGCTTAGTCTCACAGGTCAACCCTGTGATAGTTTGAGAGAGAACTACACAGGGGTGGGAATATCAGGAGATGTGATTCACTTGGGGTCATCTTGAAGGCTGGCTACCATACCCATTAATCCAGCATGCCAACCTTTCTTCATATGATCTCAGTACTGTTACTATGAGCAAATTATTTGGCTTGTGTACACTTCTTGTGTGCTAGATCTACTTAATTCTTGTTTATTCATTGATATTCTAGCAAGTCTCTTCTTTGTCCTGGATtaagttttctgtttctctggatgGTTCCCATCAGCAAACAGACTGACTATAATGTCACCTCTCGTTAAAAATCCATCTTTTGGTGACACATCCTGCTtctgcttattttatttcatatttgcttTTTATAGACTTCTACAGAATTGCTTGTAGAATTTTTTATCTCCAATtctctcattttcctttaaaTCCACTCTTGTCAAGGTCATCAGTGAATTCCAAATGTTTAACTCAGTggtcaatttttagtttttatttaatttattggcAGCCTTTATCAGAGTagttcatttcctcctccccgaaaaaaatttttcatttggatTACAGAATGCTTCTCTTTCCTGCTTCTCTTCTACCTACAGTTCTCCCGCATACAATGTgacctttgtgtctggctttattcagatatcatattttctttttaaatatttatttatttagctatgcgacatgtaggatcttagttcccagcccagggatggaacctgtgcagagtcttaaacactggatctccagggaagtcccatagttcatgtattttcaagattcatccatttcATGGATGTATAGCAGTAcatgttttttatggctgaatatggTATATGAATATGGTATATGGCTTACATGTAGTCCATTGTGAGCGTAtaccaatttatttatccattcaccaattAATGGATAATATTTGGATGGTGTACTCTTTGTGGCTATTGTGtgtaatgttgctgtgaacattggttTTTGCATGGActtaacattttcagtttttatggaTATATACAaaagagtgaaattgctggatcatatggctactctacttccctggtggctcagacggtaaagtgtctgtctacaacgcgggagacccggattcaatccctgggttgggaagatcccttggagaaggagatggcaatccactccagtactattgcctggaaaataccatggacagaggagcctggtaggctacagtccatggggtcgcaaagagtcgaacacgactgagtgacttcacgttcatgTTTATGGCtactctatatttaatttttgaggTACTGACAaaccagttttccaaagtggttgttcCATTTTACAGCAATTACATCAACAATATATGAAgattccttttcttcacatcctctgcAGCACTTGTTATTATTCCTCTTTTTGATACTGAGActgatttacattttcctaatgatgggcaggaggagaaggggatgacagaggatgagatggctggatggcatcactgactctatggacacgagtctgggtgaactctgggagttggtgatggacagggaggcctggcgtgctgcgattcatggggttgcaaagagtcggacacgactgagcaactgaactgaactgactgaatgatgTTAAGCAGTATTTTTTGTgattgttggccatttgtatatcatctttggtgaaatgtctattcaaattcttttcctggtttttaaatttttttttcttttattgttgtaAAAAGCATGTAActtaaattttaccattttaaccatttttacaTGCTAAATATTTCACACACTTTCATTagcctttttggagaaggaaatggcaacccactccaatgcctggagaatcccgtggacaaaggagcctggtgggctacactccatggggacgcaaagagttggacacgactgagcaactaacacacacacacacacacacacacatagtcacagtgttgttttgttgctgttgtcattGTTATAGCTGTGCTATGCAGCCTGCATGATAGTTCCCTGGTTGAGGATCATACCCAGGCCCCTGATaggaaagtgtggagtcctaacctctgaactaccagggaattccttatcACACTGTTATGAAACAGATCTCTAcaccttttcatcttgcaaaattgaaactctatacccatcaCCTGTCCCATTAAACAACAGctccttttttcttccctgtttccCTAGACCCTGGAATCCATCgttctcctttgtttcctttctgttgCTTGACTGTgttagatatttcatataaatggaaacatacagtatttgtctttttatgactggcttatttaATTTAGCTTGATGTCTTAAAGGATCATGAATGTTGTAGCATGTGGCAGAATTTCTTTTATATGGCCaaataatgtttcattgtatgtaaatatcatatttgatggacatttggatgcCTCCACCTCTTAGCTGTTGTGAttagtgctgctgtgagcatggCTGTGCAAATATCTCAAGACCCCATGTTAACTTCTTTTGAAtttatatccagaagtggaattgctgaatcatgtggtagttctgtttttaatttttcaaggagCCTTTATACTGTTTGCTGTAGCAGTTGCACCATTTTAAAGTCTATCCATAACACACAAGGATCCAGTTTCTGTATGTGCTTGCCAAGAGttgtcctttcctttccttccctttacctttcctttccttcatatgtatacacacatacacatacacgcacaatttttttcatatccttttccattattgtttatcacaagatatgaatatagctccttgtgctatcggagaaggcaatggcacccctctccagtactcttggctggaaaatcccatggataggggagcctggtaggctgcagtccatggggttgctaagagtcagacgcgactgagcgacttcactttcacttttcgctttcatgcactggagaaggaaatggcaacccactccagtgttcttgcctggaaaatcccagggacgggggagcctggtgggctgctgtctatggggtcgcgcagagtcggacacgactgaaatgacttagcagcagagggaaagctttcagtttttcattattaagtatgatgttagctgtgggtctTTTACAGGTACCCTTTGATTGAGAAAGTTCTCTGCTGTTCTTAGTtattaagtgttttttttaaccCCTATTATGAAAAGCTGCTAGATTCAGGGAAATGCTTTTTCTTCAGGCAGATGtgttttttgtcctttattctattaaaatGGCATAATGTTGATTGACTTTCATATAATGAACCAACTTTGCATACCTCCATAAATCCCACGTGATCATGgtatataatcttttttatatgttgttaGATTTTGTTTgccagtattttgttgaggactcttgcctctatcggagaaggcagtggcaccccactccagtactattgcctggaaaatcccatggacggaggagcctggtgggctgcagttcatggggtcgagaagagtcagacatgactgagtgacttccctttcacttttcactttcatgcattggagaaggaaatggcaactcattccagtgttcttgcctggagaatcccagggacggggaagcctggtgggctgctgtctatggggtcacacagagtcagacacgactgaagtgacttagcagcagcagcttgcctCTATATTCATAAGGGCTAtcggttgtgtgtgtgtgtgtgtgatgtctcTGTCTGATATTGGTATTAGAGAAATACTGGCATCACTGCCTGCTATGTGGGGAAGAAACATGTGGAGTGAAGGATGTAGCATTGTTGGATTTAAGTTTAGTCAGGATTAGAGGGAGAAATTTAGGATATATCAGTGTGGAATTGGGGTGAGATTATCAAGAGAAATCATTCTCAATTTGCTAGGCCTGTGTTAACTGCTTGACATTGAATTATGCTGTTTGTGGACTATGTATAGATACTTTATACTTTGAATTTGCTACCTATTTTCTGTATTAACATTTATGAAATTAGTTTGTGTGAATCAGTGGTAATGTGCATTTAAGATatgttttcttccaattttaCTACAAAACAAGATGCCATTGAATAGCTGATGCTTTTAAATACTCGTCCTTTACATGTGATTTCACCTAATGATCagtgttgttgggttttttttttcctttcttcttttaaatagaaGAGATTAAAATCAACATGGGACAAAGCTATGATTCTCGAGTCATAGAGACTTGTAGTCATAGGTTTTTCAGCTGTCATTTAGTCTCTTTGACACTCAGTGTCTTTATCTGTAAGATAAGGGTGTTTATAACTACCCTAGAGTTTTGGAGATAATTAAATAGCGCATTTTTCTGTACTTAACTAATATGTAGTATGTTTTTACTTAGGTGGCAGTTTATATAAAGGAAGCACTGGGACTTGTGGCCACATCCTTCAAgaataaaaaagtatttaaaatatggaaCCACCATGTATGTTATGTGAAGAAGACCAAGAGCCAGAACCACAGAAAAGTGTAGGAGAAACCAAACAAGTAGATGATGAAGATGCTGAACTGATCTTTGTTGGAGTGGAACATGTAAATGAAGATTCTGATCTGATCTTTGTTGGAATGACCTCAAATTCAAAACCAGTCGTTTCAAACATATTGAACAGAGTTACCCCAGGTTCATGTTCAAGGAGAAAAAGGTATGGTCACTTCAGGAAAGATAATGCTCACAAATTACAGCCTGTTAGTCATGTGACTCGTACATCCGAAGCAAAGATTGTCTTGCCAGTTTCTGACTCTGAATCAAGATCAACAGATAGTCCTATTATTATTGAGCCTTTGTCTAAacctgattataaaaatatttcaccaCAAATAGTGCCTAATAGCTTTTCAGAGTTATGTTCTCCTTTGATTACCTTCACAAGTTCATTGCAGCATCCAGTAGAAACAACAGTTTCTGCAGGAGATATGAATAAAAGTCCTCGTGTATCAAAGCGACTTTCCACTTCTGAAACAAATAGCACAAATCCCAAAAGGCCTAAACTCAGTGATGGAATTATAGGGGAACATTCTTTAGCTTTGTCCCCTTCAGGTATTTTTCAGCAAAATTTTTTGACTACTCAGCAAAGCACACTAGACAGTGTTCATACCTCATTAAGCCATGTTCAGAATGGAGAACCTTGTCCAACAGCTTTTCCAAAGGACAATGTTCATTGCAAGCCTGTAAGTCCTTTAGGGGAAAATGGACTAACAAAAACTGACTTTCCAAGTTTAGCAAGTCAAAAAAAGATTGTTGATCCCACAGAAGGCAATCTGATAGTGTTACTTCGTGACTTCTACTATGGACAGCATATAGGAGATGGGCAGCCAGAACCGAAGACTCACACAGCCTTTAAATGCCTCAGCTGCTTGAAAGTTCTAAAAAATCTCAAGTTTATGAATCACATGAAGCACCATTTGGAACTTGAGAGGCAGAGAGGTGAcagctggaaaaaccacaccACCTGCCAGCACTGCCACCGCCAGTTTCCCACCCCATTCCAGCTGCAGTGTCACACTGAAAGTGTCCACACTTCCCAGGAGCCCTCCACAGTCTGTAAAATCTGTGAATTGTCCTTTGAGACAGATCAGCTTCTCTTACAGCACATGAAAGACAATCATAAGCCTGGTGAAATGCCCTATGTATGCCAGGTTTGCAATTACAGATCAtcagtctttgcagatgtggaTGCACACTTCAGAGCATACCATGGAAACACTAAGAATTTGCTTTGCCCGTTTTgtctcaaaatttttaaaactgcaacACCATACATGTGTCATTATAGAGGACACTGGGAAAAGAGTTTTCACCAG
This genomic window contains:
- the ZNF280B gene encoding zinc finger protein 280B, producing MEPPCMLCEEDQEPEPQKSVGETKQVDDEDAELIFVGVEHVNEDSDLIFVGMTSNSKPVVSNILNRVTPGSCSRRKRYGHFRKDNAHKLQPVSHVTRTSEAKIVLPVSDSESRSTDSPIIIEPLSKPDYKNISPQIVPNSFSELCSPLITFTSSLQHPVETTVSAGDMNKSPRVSKRLSTSETNSTNPKRPKLSDGIIGEHSLALSPSGIFQQNFLTTQQSTLDSVHTSLSHVQNGEPCPTAFPKDNVHCKPVSPLGENGLTKTDFPSLASQKKIVDPTEGNLIVLLRDFYYGQHIGDGQPEPKTHTAFKCLSCLKVLKNLKFMNHMKHHLELERQRGDSWKNHTTCQHCHRQFPTPFQLQCHTESVHTSQEPSTVCKICELSFETDQLLLQHMKDNHKPGEMPYVCQVCNYRSSVFADVDAHFRAYHGNTKNLLCPFCLKIFKTATPYMCHYRGHWEKSFHQCSKCRLQFLTFKEKMEHKTQCHQMFKKPKQLEGLPPETKVVIQVSLEPLQPGLVEVASITVNTSDSEPSPPKSKSRSSKKPR